The Triticum urartu cultivar G1812 chromosome 5, Tu2.1, whole genome shotgun sequence genome contains the following window.
gttgcagtTGTTTAGATTAGGGTGTTGTTCTCAAGTGCTTGGTTAATTTGGTCCTTGCTTGGCTATGTCGTCGCAGGAATGGAAAGGTCACATGGTTGAGGATCTATGCTTGTTGTGGTTGCAGTCCTGTGGATCAAGGTGTTGTTCTCGAGTGCTAGAGTAATTTGGTTATCCTGTCGGCTCCCAGCTTCCAGGTTCTAATTATATGTGGTTCCAGTCCTGTGGATCAACATGTTGTTCTTGGATGCTAGATTAATTTGGTTATCCTATCGGCTCCCAGCTTCCATTATATGAGGACTTGGTGCTTTACTGTCGGTTGttttgtttggttctcttgtttTCTGATTCTTTGCTTCATGTGTTTCGCATGTTGATATGCCTGTCCTTGTTAGGTTGCGTCGCTTGTGGCTCTGGGGtttcttgttcttctttgatTATGATGTTTGTTGGCTGATTCTATTCCATCTTGCTTTTTCAGGACTGTATGTTGTTGGTTGGTCTGTGCTGTTCTTCTTTTATCGTCTATAGGTGGGACATGCTCTTTACCCTgcatttttgtatcctttttaGGCTGTCGGTTTTCCATTCCGGGTATATAAATTCCTTCTATTGGATGCTTTGGTGGACACAAAAGCTTAACACATGTTACATCGTGCTATTTGACTCCTTTCGTGTGTCATATAGAACATCCATGTGAGATAAAGCAAAAAGGCAGAGACCAAATATAAGAGCTGAGGGATATGTGGAAGAGGGACGGGATGAGCTTGCGGCTTACGAGCCATTCAAATAATCAGACATGCATGGTTTCTTGGTTTTTCACTTGTTGAATCTGTTAACCTgaagattttttttcttctttgcggcAAATTCCAGGGTAAAATATAAAACAGAATCTGTCACCTGAAGGCATTCTGTCGAGGCCTTGCTCAGAGGTTGGGTGAGTTGATTTATCTCATCTGTATACTGATGGATGCTAATAAATAAGCTAGATCTATGAATAGTTTAGTCGCCAGTAGATGAGCTGATGAACCAATAGCATGTAGTAATGGTAGGTATGATTTGGTTCCAAGTAGTGGTTACATAATGACATATCTAGGATGGACCTTTAGCTACTGAGGCCTGAAAATAGAAAGTTGACAAAAGAATCTCATTTTATTTGGATTCTTTTTAAATTGCAGTCCATAAGTAGCACTATTAATTCCTTGGTTATCATTTGCTAGAATCTCTTGCTTTTGAAAGGAATTTAGAAGGATCTTAAGATTAGTACATTCAGTTGTTTGTCTTGATGTTCCTTACCAAAGCAGCAACCTTCTATTGCTATTTCATGTTGTGCTCTTCTTAATTTCTTATCAATGAAAAGACAGCTCAAATGAATGTCTCTTGTGAGTTATTACTTGACCGTCTATGAAACAGCAAGCTTTCAGTATCCTAGGATTTTGCTACCAATCATTGTTTTTTCGGGTGACAAACCAATCATTGATTCTTACTTAAATGCTTGCATGATATTATTCGTTCACCATATTGCACTTGGTGAGACCATTTATCATGAATCTATATTTTTCCATCTTCAGAGTGCGCCTTCATTTGTGCAAAAAAATCAGTATGGGTAAATATTAGTTTCACTTTGCATAGTAGTATAACCAGGTCTGTTGAACTGTACATTTTCTGCATGTTATCATGTTTTTGTTCGAAAGCAAGCTAATTGGAAGGCGGTGTTTATTTGCATGAATGCCTTGCCATTTTGCTGGAAGTTACTTGATGCGTGAGGTGCTCTTTATAATTTGCATGTGAGAGAGGATTAGTTTGTCAAGCTTTCTATTGATAAAACCATTTCATTAGttttttttttttggggggggggggggtacagTCAGGCTATCTTGGATGAAAAACATAGTTCGTGTAAGAATTCTTTAGAAAAAGTTCTCAGGGACTATTCTGAATCAGGGGCGAGGACTCAGATGTGTAGTGATTCTTTAGACAAAAGCCTAAAAGGGTCTGATTATTGTGTCTGTTCAGTGTCCACCGTCCACAAATGGTTCTATTTAAATTGGACTATGTAGTTCATTTTAGCCGATGAACTTGCTGGATCACCTCCATTGCAGGAGTTTAGCTGATATGTATTGCATGCAGATGATTACGAGCAAGATGCAAGGACACAAAAAGCTTGGGATGCAGAAAGGTTAGACGCTAGCTGCCGCTAGCGCACGGTGGCGTGCTGCATCTCCCATCGGTGCTTGCGACAGGAGAACTACATCCCTGGCCTATTCATCTATGCCTCAGCTGCTGCCTCTCCAAGTAATGCCAAACCTATAGGCTATAACAGGTGTATGGATGCCGACATTCAGACTGGTCAGCTAAGAGGTTAGAATTACCCGAATTTTCTCTTATATATAATAGTATAATACCGCAGTGGTAGCCTCTCCTGCTATTTTCTTGTCCAAAGAAGTGTGATACTAACATTTTCACTACAGTTTTATTTTACTGTTAGAAAAACAGATGGTTCCTATGCTATACAACTTTACCGCATGCTCTTTACTGCATGCATACCTGATCCTCTGTTTCCTCTGTTCTCTTGGTTGGCTTTGCAGACCAGGACACGGAATCTGGAGAGGTCCTTGGTCATCAGCTGGTCCATCATGAGGTATGTCACTGAGATCATGCATGCTCCTTCTAAGCTGGGGATAAAAGTTCTTAAGATTATCATCTAGCTGCGAGACGCCGCTTTTACTGTTAGAATAACTTGAAATCTTCTCTTCAAATAATGCAGTGTAAGGTTGATTTTGACATGTAGATGTTGATGTCCCAAGCTGAATTTCAAGATACTCGTGGCAGCAATTTCCCATAGAAGTGTTGTGGTTTAGTTCGCTATACTATTAGAATTACGCGAGGTGTGCGTGTATCATCGGGGTGGTGCTGAGTCAACTAAAAGTCAGAGGCGCTAATATGTGTGCATTACCTACTGTTGTATATTTTTCAATCATGCACTCTGTTCTCTTAATGATTAACTGTGAATGAAATGGATGAGGGCAATAATGTTCATGTGCTAGAACAGAACTCTGGAAACTTGAATGGAAAGAACCTTTAAAGCAGGTGATTACCGAGAAATTATGTTGCATATTGTTGTTATAAGTCCTATAGGTTGCCAAAATGATGGTCTCTTAAAATGCGTTTATCCTGATTATCTCACCACTTGATTGATATGAACAAATGGTAAATTCTGTAGCTTTTTGTAATGGTGGCGCAGGGCTGCAGGCTAAAATTGAGCCGGAAGACTGCATTCTGAGATCATGTTAATCTGGAATAAAAGAAAATAACACTAAGCTTCTCAACATGGACATTATTGACAGCTAGGTAATTATATAAAATATCCTTATCTCAGTTAAGTTTATGTATGCCTTTTACTGAAGTTGGAGTAATGCCAGTTCTCCACTCAGCGTAATGTCCCTGTGATATTCTACTTTTCATTGACGCAACTGATGTACTGCCACACAAGGACAAATACAGTACTTTAGTTGTGTACTATAGGAAAAACATGATTCTTCCATACCGTCGACTGGGTGGTTGTATTCAGAGAACCGCAGCATGATTCTTCCATCCCGAAACATTTCTTATGCTTGCCTTGAATGGTATACTTCAATTCCACGTGCCTAAGAATAATTAATAAGTTGACCAATTCTGGAACAGAGGAAGTTAGTAACTGGGACTTATAAACACATTATCACCTCTTGCTTAGGCAAGTACTCTACTCTTTGGAGGTTTTTGTTTCAGAACTTCGTAACGTAATCCATTAACAGCGGCACCAAATGACGCTGAATCTTTGTTTGGTTAGTTTGGGCTGTAATCACATAAGTACCACGGTATCAATTACCGACCCAGTGCAAATTTGATTTCGCTCAAAATCGTGTGTTAGCAGAAACCGGAGCGACCCTCTTGCGGCTATACTGTTACCACGTCTTCCCTGTCCAGCCCCATGGAGTTTGGCGGCTGCTCGACGTGGCGGCTGACAAGGCCGCGGTCGCCGGTGGAGACGGGAGCATGCTGGTATAGCGTCCGGTGCCGGCGATCATGAGTGCGTCGCTGACGAGCATGCGCGCCGTGACCAATTGGCCGGCGTGGGCACACTGGTGAGGATGGAGAGCGGCTGACGCCAGTGCACGCCACCATGCCCACAGCTAGCTTCGGCTGCGGGCTTCAACAACGGAGTCCTTCAACaacacatcatccattctagctGATCGAGGTCGGAATTCTTGTTGCTATCGTTTGTGGTGGACGCCAAGGTTGAGGAAGGGGATGGCGAGGCGGTTGATGTGCTGGCCGGGGAGTTCAGGTCAGCGGCTTTAAAGGCGCTAAGAGCAACTTTAATGGGCTGACTCAAACAGACGGCGTATTTGTTCGCATTTTATTTGTTTGGGTCGCCCGTCCGCCCGGTGTTCGTCCAGTTTTGCATTTGAATCAGCAGTGCGCCCAACACGCCGACCCATTTCATGTTTGTGCTCAATTTTAAAAAAAGGCCTGCGGCCACAGATCGTCCCAGTGGCATGTAGATCACGCCGGCACCATGCCAGCGCCGGCATACATTGCCGGCTTTAAAAAATATCACCACACAGTTCATGCTGGTGCACTCGCCAGCGGCCGGCACACATGCCAGCACATAAAAGGGATGGGACTTGAGTTCGACCACGCCATCGTGGCCTCGTGGTCATGCCAGCACACAGTCGGCATACAAAAAGGGAAGGCGCTCGCGGCCACGAGATCACTCGTCGGTCAACCTGCATCTTCTCGAACTACGCCCTCTTCCTTGGCGACACGGTGTTGAGATCCACCTTCATGATCTCCACCCCGCTCATCATGCTCGCGAGAGTCACTTCTTTCGCCTTGGTCTTGGCGTTGGCGGCCTCGATCTCTagcatcttggcttgcttctccgCCTCTAGCTCAagcatcttggcttgcttctccgCGCCCATCTCAAGCCTCCTCCTTTGGATCTCCATGAATGCGTTCATTTGCTCTTCTTTGAAACGCCGTCGCTCCTCCTCCCTAGAGTCCTTCTTGTTCATCATGCCCTCCACGCTTGCGATCAAGGCGTTGGATGCCGCATCCCGCTTTTCCTCCTTCTTGGAGTTGGTCTTCCCCCGTGGCCGTGCCGGCTCGCCGTCCCCGATCTCCTCCACGGCTTGCTTCCCCCCACGCGACTTGAGGGCGGCATATTACGCCTTGAACTTCTCCTCGGCCTTGATGACCTGAAAGCAATGAGAAAGGTTGAAGCACTTGCCATTGTGTTGGACCTTGAATGCCTCCAAAGCttgaaatgcctacaaaatgtGTTGCATGGGCAAATGATATGCAAATGAGCACGCAAGTATGAACTTTATGACACAAAAGAGGGCGGCTTGCTAGCATACCATGTATTGCATGCCGATGCCGCTCACGGAGCGGGCCTTGACGCTCTCAAGAGTGGCATAGAACTTGCTGCACTCTTGTTGGATGACCCTCCATCGCTTGGAAATGGACACCCACCCGCGCGTGCTCACAATTTGGTAAGGCGGAAACTTCTTGCGCTCATGAAACTCCTGGTGGACACGGATCCAAGAGGTTGAATGCTTTTGTTCGGCGCCCGTCTTGGGTCTTGTCCAATGTCTCGCCAACACTCGCAAAGAAGCTTGTCCTCGGCAGCCGTGTATGCCTTCGTGCGCTTGCTCTTGCGCTTCGGCTTAGGACCGGCGGCTTGGTTGGCGAGCTTGTCCTCGAACAAAGGCTCCACTTCGATGTCGCACTCGTCCTCTTCCTCTTGACCGTAGTCGTCTGGGAACTCTTGGTCGAGTGGGAAGCCGTCCAAGGCCATGCCGACCTGATCACGCATGAAGGCCGCCTGATCGGGATCATAGCCAGCGACCGGCGTGAACGCCCCGCGGTCGTCCTGGCTTTGTGTCTCGTCGGGATCGTAGCCAGGGGTCGGTGCATCGCCCTCGAAGATGAGGTTCTTCATGTAGTCCTCGTCGTCGGCAGTCGGCATTCCGTTGAACAGGTTGTGGGCGTCCGGTAGCACGTCGATCGGCGTCTGCCGCGCGCGTTTCCTCGCGCCTCCAGATGACGAGCCACCGGCTACCGGGGTAGCGTTGAGGTCAATGGGCGCGGGCGCGGGCATGGAAGGCGTGACCACGCTCACGTCGGGCGAGCACTCCCTAGAGAGGCAGGAGGCCTGCGGGTACACATGGAAGTCGGGCATCGGGTTGCAAGCCGACGCGCGGGGCGAGACGGGCAGCACCATCCGAGGGAACGCCGACGAGTCGGTGCTGGCCGCGGTGACGGTGGCGTTGAGGAGGCTATGCTGGCTAGGGGTTTAACCCTAGCATGTAGAGCGCCTCCCTCGTTGCCGCTGCGACGCTGGCCGCGGTGACCTCCTGctgcgcggcggcggtgacggcGGCAACGGCGACGGCTTCACCCCTCGCGTCCGCGGTGTACCTCTGGCCCTTCCTCTTGGCCGACTTCCTCGCCCGCTGTTCGGGCGTCAGCGCCTTCTTTGGCTTGGGCGCGGCGGCGGTCTTGCGTGGAGCACGAGGCTTGCCTTTGCCGGAGGGGGCGGTTGTCTTGCCGGACGAGGcgagggaggcgaggccggcggcggcgtcgaggtcgaGATCGTCGTCCATGGCGGATGTGAGACGGGAGCGTGCACGGGCGGGAGGTTTTTTTGGGGGAAATGGTGATGACTCTTACCCACCGGCGGGCCCGGATAAAGGAGTCCGTCtcgtgtccgcgccgacgcaaatcCGGCTCAGAATTGAACCGAAAATGGGTCGCCATGCGGACACCAAGCGGACGCGCATCCGTTTGGGTCAGCACGTTGGGCCGTTTTTTCTGTCCGTGCCGATCCAAACAAAAGCCAGCGGACGAAATGGGTTGCCCCATTGTAGTTGCTATAATGTCGCTGATGGGGATGAACCGAGTGCCCGGTCATGGGGGGATTTGGACTATTTGCTCGGCTTTACATGGGGTTTTTGATGATTTACCCCAGCATTGTCTTAATGGCTAGTGGCCTGGCCCCACCTGTCAATCTGGGATTATCAAAGTTTGGAGTAAAGCGTGGGTTAAGATCAAATTCCCCGTTGTAGGGCTGATTACGTTCAGTTGATTAAAGTAACCAAACAAATTCTCATTTTTCTCGATTCCCTTTACAGTAACGGTGTAAATCGATTGCGTTTGCGTTACCTTCCGTGAACCAAACACCCCAGTCCTACGTATGCTCCTTAATCGGTGCGTCTTTCTGGAGAAGACATCTTGTCATTTGTCAACGCGTTGCCTCGGAGTCGGCAGGGCACGCACACGCAGCGTCGCAAAATTTAAAATAATATAATCAGCCGGTGATGATGCTGAaataacacacacacacacacgggCGCGACAGGGTCAGCTGCCAACCCGGCGCGACGCGCGGCGAGAACAGAATACGGTGCCCCGCCCCGATGGTGCGTCGCAGTAAAAGCTCGCGCGTCCAGTCAGACGAGTGCCCCTCCCTCCCTCCATTCATCTGCACCCCTGTCTTGCGCCGATGGAGTACCATAGCGGCATAGCCCGCTGCAGGCTACACTGAGCTACTGAAAAGGGTCGGCCTTCCATACCGCTCGAGCTTCCCCCCTCTCTTGCTCGCTCCTTGTCAAACGTTGCCGGTCCCGAGCCCCACTCCTCGCTTCGACGTGCTGCGTCGCTATAAATACACGCACATCCAGCCAGCCAGCCATTGGAGGAGCTTCCATTCCATTCTCTTCAACCTCGTAGCCCCACTCACTCACCGGCCCCAGCTTcccttcttcttcgtcgtcgtcctcttctACTCCTACTTCGTATCTCATTCTGTCCGCTCTTCCCCGTGCTGAACCAGATGGCGGTAAGTGTCCTGTGACTGAGCCAGCCAGGCAAGGCGTCCATGCCAGTAAGTTCACTGACCCAGAATCGGAGTCCTCGTTATCCTTTTGGTCTTGCTTGCAGAAGGCGAGGAGGCGTCGCGTGCCGGCGTTCGGGGAGTGGAACTACAACTACCACCACCACGAGCAGCAGGCACTTCCGCCGGCCGTTGTTGCACCGGCCGCGTGCTATGCCACGCAGGAGCCGGAGCCGGAGGCCTGCAGCGACGTGTGGTTCAGGTACTCGCCGGCCCCGCGCAAACCCACGCCCAAGAAGCAGGCGAGGAGGCGGCACGAGGGCGACGTGTCCCGGGAGCATTCGAAGGCGTCCTGGGACGCTTCCAGGCGGGTGGTGCGCCCGGTCGACGGGGACCTGTACCAGGTGCCACCGCCGGAGCTCGCCTCCCACCGGCGGCCAACGAAGGTAAGGACGTACGGCCGCCAAGAAAGAATGTTTCTCTTTATTTTTGTCGTGATTGTTGGAGCTGATTGCTCTTTGTTTGAATGCGCTTTGAATGCAGAAGTGGAGCCTGTGGATGGGATGCCTGGGCCTCAGCTCATGCGTCGCCTCCTGAACCCAACATGCCGTGATGATAGATGGGATGCTGCGTGCGTCCTCATCGGTGGTTTTTATTTGCCCTTTCTGTTGGATAACACTCCTATatatttccgcccagtatgtaaTATAGAGTGTATGTCCTGTCTCTCTCCGAGTGTATGCGCTTTCTTGGCTCGTGGCAGTAACATTACATGTCTCTAAAACGCCCTATATTGGTTTACAGAGGGGTTAGAATTCCGCTTCATTTTGTGTAAGGTGGCAACATCTTGTCTTGTGCTACTAGCACCTTGGTGTGCAAGTGAGTTTCTGGGGATTCACTCAGAGATGGCACACAGATAAACAAGCACGTACAGCCCACCGTTCTGCTGTTAGGTGAGCATGCATGAGGTGCAGCAGTTCGCGTGGGGCCGTCAAGTCTGGTGAATCTGGTACGCGCATTGATTACCGCAGCTGGGCAGTAGTTGCTGTGAACTCACTGGTTTCTTGGCGCGTGCCATGCAGACACACTGTCGCAGGCAGCCGTGTCATTCAGCTCGATCGGCCAAgccatacacacacacacacaccgtcGCAGCCATGTGTGTCCACTGCAGTGAGTGAG
Protein-coding sequences here:
- the LOC125509952 gene encoding uncharacterized protein LOC125509952 gives rise to the protein MPDFHVYPQASCLSRECSPDVSVVTPSMPAPAPIDLNATPVAGGSSSGGARKRARQTPIDVLPDAHNLFNGMPTADDEDYMKNLIFEGDAPTPGYDPDETQSQDDRGAFTPVAGYDPDQAAFMRDQVGMALDGFPLDQEFPDDYGQEEEDECDIEVEPLFEDKLANQAAGPKPKRKSKRTKAYTAAEDKLLCECWRDIGQDPRRAPNKSIQPLGSVSTRSFMSARSFRLTKL
- the LOC125556363 gene encoding uncharacterized protein LOC125556363, whose product is MAKARRRRVPAFGEWNYNYHHHEQQALPPAVVAPAACYATQEPEPEACSDVWFRYSPAPRKPTPKKQARRRHEGDVSREHSKASWDASRRVVRPVDGDLYQVPPPELASHRRPTKKWSLWMGCLGLSSCVAS